The segment ATATAGCAATTCCACTCATTAAGCCTAAAATGGCTAATAATCCTATTATTAAATTTCCAAACATTTTAATCCTTTATTCTTTGAATAATAAAACCATTTGGTCTTGTTATTGTTATTACTTTATCATTTAAATTTATAGTCCAAAATTCATTTAAAGATTTATCTTTTGTAATCAAATAAACTTTAGTTTTGGATTTATCTATAATTCCAAAATTTGTGCAATTCATATTTTTTGATACACCAATAATAAAACCTTTAGCTTGACTACATTTAATTTTTCCATTTATTATTATTGCTTTTTCAGTATCACTAATTTTAAACATTGTACCATCTGCAATAAATAAATCTTTAGGCATTAATGAATCAATCATTGACATAAGGCTACTTTTAATTGAAACATCTTGAGAAAATAAACTTGTTCCAACTAATATAACTATTACTAATATTTTTTTCATTTGCTCTGCTCCTAATTTTCTTTTGTTGATATGTTTTTTTCATTTTTTATTCCCAAAATCTATAACTAGGGCAAAAAATCCAAATTATAATAAGAATGACTGTTCCAATAAGAATAGCAAAAGCAGGAGTGTTATTTTTTATTAAATCATCTATATATATAAATAGTCCTTTTAACTTCCCATTTTCTTTTATTTTGCTTTTTTTATCCTTAATATCTTTTTTTCCTGATATTAATTCTTTTCTTTTCTCAAAAAGATACTCGTTAAATTTCATCATTGTTAAAATAGATATTACAATAGCAACAATAGATATTATTATTGCTACTATGCTTATTAAATCTGTATCAGTCATTTTCTGCCCCTTTTGATTTATTTAAATTGTATAGATAAGTATTTAAAGAAGTATTACCTTTATCAGCTGGAGCAATAACCACACTATGAGCATTATCATTTTTAATTGAATCTATTTCTTGAGGTACTTGTGTTTTTAATAAATTTTTATATAAAAATAAAGAAGTAGTTTTAGTTCTTCTTTTTTTAAATTTTACAATACTATAAAATTTATTTAAAGTTTTCTTTTGATAAATTTCTAATGTATCACCCTTGTTTATACATATACATATATCTTCTTTTAATTTTTTCTTTTGTTGATATGTTTTTTTCATAATTACCCTTTAATTGATACTATTTTATCATGCACTTCTTCTGCTTTATTAATAATAGTAACTTTGTTATCTTTATCAAAAAATACTTCCAAAACATTCTCTTTTAGCTTCATATATTTAATTTGGTTTATAAAAATTGTAACTTTTCCATCTTTTGAACCTATTGTTATACTATTCATTTTTCCTACCTTTATCTTTCAAAAATTCCATCTATTATTAATTTAATAAGTCCATTGCCTGATATTAAATTAATATTGCCACTTAGAGCCAAATTATTATAAACTAATTTGCCACTTTTCCCCGTGTGAACAAATAAGCCTTTATATGCTTTTTCTTTTTTTATTTGTTCATCTAGTTTATTTATATCACTTGCATTTATATATTTTGAGTATCTTTTGACCTGTACTAAATATAATCTTTTTTCATTCTCTACAATATGAATAAATCTCCCATCTACTCCACCGTCACCCGTGTATTTTTCATTTCTTATAATATCAATATCTTTTCTTTTCTCAAGAGTATTTAAAATTAACTCTTCCATTACAAACGGGTCAATTTTTCTTAAATATGAAAATATTTGCCCTTGATGTTCAAAGGCTCTAATCTTTGCTAATGTTTTATTAGCTGATTTTTTTCTCCATGCGTGAGATTTTTTTTCTCTAGTTCTAAAGAATAACCACAAGCAAAAACAAGAAAATATTACTACAGTGCTATAATAAAATATTTCTTCTATTCTCATTTTATTTCTTTACTTTAGAATGTCTTTTAAGTTGTCCTAATCTTTGTTTAAAATATTTAATATATTTAACTTTCTGATTTAAGAAAAAAGAATCAGGTTGATATTCAAGCCAATGCACTAAAAAAGTTTGATGTGACTTTAAAGATTTATCTATTGCATTTGCTATTTCTTCATTTGTTTTTGCTTTTTTTAGATTATTTAATGCCTTTTCTGTTTTAGTGATTCTTAAGTTTAATAATATATTTTTCATTCTCCACCTTTACAAAGGAATAAAATTGCTTCAAAGCTCCATTTTAGGATATACCAACCGATTAAAGTGGGAATAAGTATAAAATTTGTAGCAATTTTAACAGCTTCAAAAAAAGTATTTATATTTTGTTCAAAAGCAATACTAAAAAAGAAAATAATTGTAATAATATATATTGTACTTAATATCAAAATATTTGTTTTAGTAAGTGGGCTATTCAATTTAATCATTTAATGCTCCTTTACAAATTTTGTTTTTAATCATGTCTATTTTTTCTCTCTCTTTTTTCTTTTTTAAATCTCTTTCTCTTTGCTCTAGTTTTTCTTTCCCCATTGATTTATTATAATCTCTTGTATTAATAATTCTTTTATAATTTATATTAGATATTGGACATTTCAAATTCATATCTTTTATAATTTGTAATAATTCTCTATCCTTATCTAATTTTTTATATTTATTGTTTTCTATTTCTTTATTTCTAAGAAATATATAAATAATTAAATATAAAAGAGGGGGTATTATATACAAATACTCACTAAAATTATATTCTTTTATGAAATTTGAAATTATTAAACTTGGAAATAATGTTGTAGCCATTCCAAACATATTACCCAATATTATTGCTTTAAAATCAAATACTATTTCTAAAGCCATTGAAAAGAATACTATTGAGAAAACTATAGATACTATCATAAAATATACTTCCTCTTTTTCTCTCAATATAGCATCAAATGCTATAATAAAAAATGGTAAATTCATAAATAACATTATCATAAAACTTTCGTTTACTTCTTCTTCACTGTTCATGCTCTGCCCCTATTTTATAATATTAGTTCTTAGCATTTAACTAAGAACTAAAACAATTAAGATTAAGGCTATACAAC is part of the Arcobacter sp. F2176 genome and harbors:
- a CDS encoding restriction endonuclease — its product is MRIEEIFYYSTVVIFSCFCLWLFFRTREKKSHAWRKKSANKTLAKIRAFEHQGQIFSYLRKIDPFVMEELILNTLEKRKDIDIIRNEKYTGDGGVDGRFIHIVENEKRLYLVQVKRYSKYINASDINKLDEQIKKEKAYKGLFVHTGKSGKLVYNNLALSGNINLISGNGLIKLIIDGIFER